One window of the Chryseobacterium sp. CY350 genome contains the following:
- a CDS encoding chloride channel protein, which translates to MKINRRRRLLQTFNLLDQPIKFNPFVFSRTFFMWAITGLVGGIIAGLYWIVLEYFTEFLHQFHGWMVIPTMAICGLLAGLVIHFIGDPGEIHLIVNNIRFNKGKLDPKNNPSMILSSLFCVASGGSLGPEAPLVQVTGSTGTYLGKLFRLKGEELRSLSIAGMASGFTSLFGAPLGGSLFSLEILHHKHAVEYYKAIIPALVASCFSYLMFALIIHLGIGATWDLKAYHYTGVYDFAYATAFGMVGTLFGWIFIFVVKFSKRVFEYRKLPIYIKTLTGGILLGIIAFYFPLTRYFGHHEVNELINGNYTLNFLIIILIFKILAIAITVTSGWRGGFIIPLFFVGTTLGLIIHHLFPTVDTTLAIVSCMAAINACVTRTPMSTTIILGTLTGFTYFVPILFASLTGYFLAPKIPFIVSQSEKLSEE; encoded by the coding sequence ATGAAAATCAACAGAAGACGTCGCTTACTACAAACTTTTAATCTCTTAGATCAACCGATTAAATTCAATCCGTTTGTATTCAGCCGTACTTTTTTTATGTGGGCAATCACAGGTTTGGTCGGTGGAATTATCGCCGGATTATATTGGATTGTCTTGGAATATTTCACGGAATTTTTACATCAGTTTCATGGTTGGATGGTCATTCCGACAATGGCGATTTGTGGTTTATTGGCTGGTTTGGTGATTCATTTTATCGGAGATCCGGGAGAAATTCATTTGATCGTTAACAACATCCGATTTAACAAAGGAAAACTGGATCCGAAGAATAATCCGTCGATGATTTTGTCGTCACTTTTTTGTGTGGCATCAGGTGGAAGTTTAGGTCCGGAAGCTCCCTTGGTTCAGGTTACTGGTTCTACAGGAACTTATTTAGGGAAGCTGTTCAGATTGAAAGGTGAAGAATTGCGTTCTCTGAGTATTGCAGGAATGGCTTCAGGTTTTACATCTCTTTTCGGGGCGCCGCTTGGTGGAAGTCTTTTTTCATTAGAAATTCTTCATCACAAACATGCTGTAGAATATTACAAAGCTATTATTCCCGCATTGGTGGCGAGCTGTTTCAGTTATCTGATGTTTGCTTTGATCATTCATTTGGGAATTGGGGCGACATGGGATTTGAAAGCCTATCATTACACGGGAGTTTACGATTTTGCATACGCAACAGCTTTTGGAATGGTAGGAACTTTATTTGGCTGGATTTTTATTTTTGTAGTAAAATTTTCCAAGAGAGTTTTCGAATACAGAAAATTACCGATTTATATCAAAACTTTAACGGGTGGAATTTTATTGGGAATTATTGCGTTTTACTTTCCGTTAACAAGATATTTCGGACACCATGAAGTGAATGAACTGATCAATGGAAACTACACTTTGAATTTTCTAATCATCATTTTAATTTTCAAAATTTTAGCGATTGCCATTACCGTAACATCAGGCTGGAGAGGTGGTTTTATCATTCCTCTTTTCTTTGTAGGAACAACGTTAGGATTAATTATTCATCATTTATTTCCGACAGTTGATACTACTTTAGCGATTGTAAGCTGTATGGCTGCAATCAACGCTTGTGTGACGAGAACGCCGATGAGTACAACGATCATTTTGGGAACATTAACGGGTTTTACGTATTTCGTTCCTATACTTTTTGCAAGTTTAACCGGATATTTTCTGGCTCCTAAAATTCCTTTTATAGTGTCGCAATCGGAGAAATTGTCTGAGGAATAA
- the sucC gene encoding ADP-forming succinate--CoA ligase subunit beta — MNLHEYQSKEILSKYGVAIQRGFVANNVDEAVAAAEKLAAETGAQAWVVKAQIHAGGRGKGGGVKFSPNMDKLKENAQNIIGMQLITPQTSAEGKLVNSVLVAEDVYYPGESETKEFYVSILLDRAEGKNTIVYSTEGGMDIEHVAEVTPHLIHNELIDPTLGLQGFQARKIAFNLGLEGNAFKEFTKFITSLYNAYVGIDASLFEINPVLKTSDNKIIAVDAKVTLDGNSLFRHKDLAELRDTREEDPLDVEAGEAGLNFVKLDGNVACMVNGAGLAMATMDIIKLSGGNPANFLDVGGTADAARVQTAFEIILRDQNVKAILINIFGGIVRCDRVAQGVVDAYHAMGSLPVPLIVRLQGTNAVEAKRLIDESGLPVHSAITLEEAANKVKEVLA, encoded by the coding sequence ATGAATCTTCACGAGTATCAATCAAAAGAGATTTTATCAAAGTACGGAGTAGCAATACAACGTGGTTTCGTTGCTAATAACGTAGACGAAGCTGTAGCTGCTGCTGAAAAACTGGCTGCTGAAACCGGAGCTCAGGCTTGGGTTGTAAAAGCACAAATTCACGCAGGTGGTCGTGGTAAAGGTGGTGGTGTAAAGTTTTCTCCGAACATGGATAAGCTTAAAGAAAACGCTCAGAACATCATCGGAATGCAACTAATCACACCTCAGACTTCTGCTGAAGGTAAATTGGTGAATTCTGTATTGGTAGCAGAGGATGTATATTATCCTGGAGAATCTGAAACTAAAGAATTTTATGTTTCTATTCTTTTAGACAGAGCTGAAGGTAAAAATACAATCGTATATTCTACTGAAGGTGGTATGGACATTGAGCACGTTGCTGAAGTAACTCCTCACTTGATCCACAACGAATTGATCGATCCTACTTTGGGTCTTCAAGGTTTCCAGGCTAGAAAAATTGCTTTCAACCTAGGTCTTGAAGGGAATGCGTTCAAAGAATTTACAAAATTCATCACTTCTTTATATAATGCTTATGTAGGAATTGATGCTTCTTTATTCGAAATCAACCCTGTTTTGAAAACTTCTGACAACAAAATTATCGCTGTAGATGCTAAAGTAACTTTGGATGGTAACTCATTATTCCGTCACAAAGATTTAGCTGAATTAAGAGATACAAGAGAAGAAGATCCGTTAGATGTTGAAGCTGGTGAAGCTGGTCTTAACTTTGTAAAGCTTGACGGTAACGTTGCTTGTATGGTAAACGGAGCTGGTCTTGCAATGGCTACTATGGATATCATCAAATTATCTGGTGGTAACCCTGCAAACTTCCTGGACGTTGGTGGTACTGCTGATGCTGCAAGAGTACAGACTGCTTTTGAAATCATCTTGAGAGATCAAAACGTAAAAGCGATCTTGATCAACATCTTCGGAGGTATCGTAAGATGCGACAGAGTTGCTCAAGGTGTTGTAGACGCTTACCATGCTATGGGAAGCCTTCCGGTTCCATTGATCGTGAGATTGCAAGGAACTAATGCTGTAGAAGCTAAAAGATTAATTGACGAGTCTGGTCTTCCGGTACACTCTGCAATTACTTTAGAAGAAGCTGCAAACAAAGTAAAAGAAGTTTTAGCTTAG